A single Desulfovibrio gilichinskyi DNA region contains:
- a CDS encoding aminopeptidase: MLTEKQLEKYVEALWWGLTTARTKPYEKGDVIMIRYEAEALPLAELVFKKLIDEGMNPVPRLSLTPSMEKSFYGSGNDDQITFITPGDEELNKKLNGLIALLAPSSLTHLADVDPSRIGKSAVARKFIRDIMEVREQEGELGWTLCSYPTKAMAESAGLSIEEFSAQIVKACYLDDEDPAARWNDVFNKATEVKDWLNGLDIESYHIVSDGMDLTVLHGEMRQWIGVSGHNIPSFELFISPDWRGTTGVFYADQPSFRSGNYVEGVKLTFENGIVTDISAKQGEEFVKKQLAMDPGASRLGEFSLTDRRFSRIDKFMANTLYDENYGGEFGNSHVAVGASYADTYAGDQTKLNAELKEKLGYNTSALHWDLVNTLDKTVYAKLKDGREVIIYAKGEFQL, from the coding sequence ATGCTGACTGAAAAGCAACTTGAAAAATATGTGGAAGCTTTGTGGTGGGGGCTAACTACCGCCAGAACCAAACCCTATGAAAAGGGTGACGTTATTATGATCCGCTATGAGGCTGAGGCTCTGCCTTTAGCTGAACTTGTTTTTAAAAAGCTTATAGACGAAGGGATGAATCCTGTTCCCCGGCTGAGTCTTACTCCTTCCATGGAGAAAAGTTTTTACGGGTCCGGAAATGATGACCAGATTACTTTCATCACTCCGGGTGATGAAGAATTAAATAAAAAACTTAACGGGCTTATTGCGCTTCTCGCTCCTTCTTCGCTTACTCACCTTGCGGACGTAGACCCTTCGCGCATCGGTAAGTCTGCCGTGGCAAGAAAGTTTATTCGCGATATTATGGAAGTGCGTGAGCAGGAAGGCGAGCTTGGCTGGACGCTTTGTTCTTATCCTACTAAAGCAATGGCCGAATCTGCCGGGCTTTCGATCGAAGAATTTTCAGCGCAGATAGTGAAGGCTTGCTATCTTGATGATGAAGATCCTGCGGCCCGTTGGAATGATGTTTTTAATAAGGCTACTGAAGTTAAAGATTGGCTTAACGGCCTTGATATTGAATCCTATCACATTGTTTCCGATGGAATGGATCTGACAGTTCTGCATGGTGAAATGAGACAGTGGATAGGTGTTTCCGGGCATAATATCCCGAGCTTTGAACTGTTTATTTCTCCGGACTGGCGCGGAACAACCGGAGTTTTTTACGCCGATCAGCCATCATTTAGATCAGGTAATTATGTTGAAGGGGTTAAGCTTACTTTTGAAAATGGTATTGTAACCGATATTTCAGCCAAACAGGGTGAAGAGTTCGTTAAAAAACAGCTTGCAATGGACCCCGGCGCATCACGCCTTGGAGAATTTTCACTGACTGATCGTCGCTTCTCCAGAATTGACAAGTTTATGGCTAACACTCTTTATGACGAAAACTATGGCGGAGAGTTCGGGAACAGCCATGTTGCCGTCGGCGCGTCATATGCGGACACTTATGCAGGTGATCAGACTAAGCTTAACGCCGAGCTTAAAGAAAAACTGGGTTACAATACATCTGCGTTGCATTGGGATTTAGTAAATACTCTTGATAAAACAGTATACGCCAAGCTTAAAGACGGACGCGAAGTAATTATCTATGCTAAAGGTGAATTTCAGCTTTAG
- a CDS encoding TetR family transcriptional regulator has product MARKTKEEAEKTRQALLASAFKVFSTKGYAKTTLQDIAEDSGVTRGAVYWHFKNKIDLFEKLLDHAFLPVRNILFSKFEETSSPQEILVTLMKIWLHHVTSDQNFRTAFEIIFNKTEWSEELMPCKLKYKDEELRFIKKVELIFENGIKEGAFRKDLKPAVASSFYYSSLFGLAQYSLFFKNELDINKEIDSFINMFLHSCICEN; this is encoded by the coding sequence ATGGCACGTAAAACTAAAGAAGAAGCAGAAAAAACCAGACAAGCTCTGCTGGCATCTGCTTTTAAAGTATTCAGCACCAAAGGATATGCTAAAACGACCCTGCAGGATATTGCCGAGGATTCCGGAGTAACCCGCGGAGCAGTATACTGGCATTTCAAAAATAAAATCGATCTGTTTGAAAAACTTCTCGATCATGCGTTTCTTCCCGTTCGGAATATTCTTTTTTCAAAATTTGAGGAAACATCCTCGCCTCAAGAGATTCTTGTAACTTTGATGAAAATATGGCTTCACCATGTAACTTCAGATCAGAACTTTCGTACAGCTTTTGAAATAATTTTCAATAAAACTGAGTGGTCCGAAGAACTGATGCCCTGTAAACTTAAATATAAAGACGAAGAATTAAGATTTATTAAAAAAGTTGAACTGATTTTTGAGAATGGAATCAAGGAAGGAGCATTCCGCAAAGATTTAAAGCCTGCGGTGGCCTCGTCTTTTTACTACTCAAGCCTTTTCGGACTGGCGCAGTATTCCCTATTTTTTAAAAACGAACTTGATATCAATAAAGAAATTGATTCGTTCATAAACATGTTTTTACACTCATGCATATGCGAAAATTAA
- the pheT gene encoding phenylalanine--tRNA ligase subunit beta, with protein sequence MLLSMQWLRDFVPYEGEIQELGDRLTMLGLELEEIYNPFEAIAPIVVGHVVECGRHPEAEKLSICKVDVGESELLDIVCGAPNIAKGLNVPVAKVGATMPDGLKIKKAKLRGVKSLGMICSERELKLSDAHEGIMVLPETLKPGQNFVEAMNLETTILDLGVTPNRADCLSMLGIARETALGFNLPLTLPTLNLIESGGNAADMLKINIDSPEICPLYQARILEGAVIKPSPDWMRYRLLSVGVRPISNIVDVTNYILFELGQPLHAFDRDQLKGDSIRVGFASDNMKFTTLDEQERTLKDSDLLIWDAQRPVALAGVMGGMNSEISDESKNIVLESAVFKPGLIRKTARRLSLPSEASYRFERGVDQQLNTYAMDRAAQLMSELSGAKVISGISKNEPAPWQTRTHTYRHARCNARLGLALEPEFSKNAFTLMGLEVNDADANSWKVTTPSFRLDLEREADLYEEVARYFGMDKIPSVLPRISKNFESAVTADTPYGFYRRLKYWGCGVGLHEAINYSFVGDEDLDLLGLPTEGRVHIANPLSEDQNVMRTALAPGMLNTVRHNLAQGNTHIRIFEIAKNFVEDTTSATNTFEQTRIGFMLTGQRNDAEWPHEHGDADYLDVKGLVEHLLNELKLEKPEVSLVEGHTYLEPCIKIECGTDEVGFMGMIKPEIANKYHARKDIWMADLNADLLREKVMNHKIQFAQLPVFPPSRRDITAIAPVSLHAETIKKTIYALKLPLLESIELVTVFTPEGQEKERNISFRLTYRHANKTLKDKEVDKEHAKVLAALEATLPIRF encoded by the coding sequence ATGCTTTTAAGCATGCAATGGCTACGCGATTTCGTACCTTACGAAGGCGAAATTCAGGAGCTTGGCGACAGGCTGACTATGCTCGGTCTTGAGCTGGAAGAAATTTATAATCCCTTTGAAGCAATCGCTCCCATAGTTGTCGGACACGTAGTTGAATGTGGACGCCATCCGGAAGCAGAAAAGCTATCCATATGCAAAGTAGACGTTGGCGAAAGCGAACTGCTGGACATCGTTTGCGGAGCACCTAATATTGCCAAAGGACTAAACGTCCCCGTAGCAAAAGTCGGTGCAACTATGCCCGATGGCCTTAAGATTAAAAAGGCCAAGCTTCGCGGCGTAAAATCACTCGGTATGATCTGCTCAGAAAGAGAGCTGAAGCTTTCTGACGCCCATGAAGGCATCATGGTCCTGCCTGAAACATTGAAACCCGGTCAGAATTTTGTTGAGGCTATGAACCTTGAAACAACAATTCTTGATCTCGGCGTTACTCCTAACAGAGCTGACTGCCTTTCAATGTTAGGAATTGCCCGTGAAACAGCCCTAGGTTTTAACTTACCACTGACACTGCCTACACTGAATCTTATTGAATCCGGCGGCAATGCAGCAGATATGCTGAAGATTAACATTGATTCTCCTGAGATCTGCCCTCTTTACCAGGCCAGAATTCTCGAAGGAGCTGTAATCAAACCGTCCCCTGATTGGATGCGCTACCGTCTTCTTTCTGTCGGGGTCCGCCCTATCAGCAACATTGTCGATGTTACAAACTATATTCTTTTTGAACTTGGCCAGCCCTTGCACGCATTTGACCGTGATCAGCTGAAAGGTGATTCCATCAGAGTCGGATTTGCTTCCGACAACATGAAGTTCACAACTCTTGATGAACAGGAACGCACACTTAAAGATTCCGATCTGCTTATATGGGATGCACAGCGTCCAGTTGCTCTTGCCGGAGTTATGGGCGGCATGAATTCTGAAATCAGCGATGAATCCAAGAACATTGTTCTTGAAAGCGCAGTTTTCAAACCGGGCCTTATCCGCAAAACTGCTCGCAGATTGTCTCTGCCTTCTGAAGCTTCATACAGATTTGAACGCGGCGTAGATCAGCAGCTTAATACTTATGCCATGGACAGAGCCGCTCAGCTTATGAGCGAACTTTCCGGCGCAAAAGTTATTTCAGGTATTTCTAAAAACGAACCTGCTCCTTGGCAGACTCGTACTCACACATACCGTCATGCTCGCTGCAATGCACGTCTCGGCCTTGCCCTTGAACCGGAATTCAGCAAAAACGCTTTCACTCTTATGGGGCTGGAAGTTAATGACGCTGACGCAAACTCGTGGAAAGTCACTACTCCTTCATTCAGACTCGATCTCGAACGTGAAGCCGACCTTTACGAAGAAGTGGCACGCTACTTCGGAATGGATAAAATCCCTTCTGTACTTCCACGTATTTCCAAAAATTTTGAATCAGCAGTTACCGCCGATACTCCATACGGTTTCTACCGTCGCCTCAAATACTGGGGATGCGGCGTAGGATTACACGAAGCTATCAACTACAGCTTTGTAGGTGATGAAGATCTTGATCTTCTAGGACTGCCCACTGAAGGACGTGTTCACATAGCAAATCCTCTCAGCGAAGATCAGAACGTTATGCGTACTGCGCTCGCTCCTGGAATGCTGAACACAGTACGTCACAACTTGGCACAGGGTAACACTCACATCAGAATTTTTGAAATTGCTAAAAATTTTGTTGAAGACACAACCTCAGCCACAAATACCTTTGAACAGACCAGAATAGGCTTTATGCTCACCGGTCAGCGAAACGATGCCGAATGGCCTCATGAGCACGGAGATGCGGACTACCTTGATGTTAAAGGTCTTGTTGAACACCTTCTAAATGAACTGAAGCTTGAGAAACCGGAAGTATCTCTTGTCGAAGGTCATACATATCTTGAACCTTGCATCAAGATTGAGTGCGGCACTGACGAAGTTGGATTCATGGGTATGATCAAACCGGAAATTGCAAACAAATATCACGCAAGAAAAGATATTTGGATGGCCGACCTTAATGCCGACCTCCTGCGTGAAAAAGTTATGAATCATAAAATTCAGTTTGCGCAGTTGCCTGTATTTCCTCCATCAAGAAGAGATATAACTGCAATAGCACCTGTCTCCTTGCATGCTGAAACCATCAAGAAGACAATTTACGCACTGAAACTGCCACTGCTTGAATCAATCGAGCTGGTGACAGTCTTTACCCCGGAAGGACAGGAAAAAGAACGCAATATTTCTTTCCGCCTGACCTACCGTCATGCCAATAAGACTCTTAAAGATAAAGAAGTCGATAAAGAACATGCAAAAGTTCTTGCCGCGCTGGAAGCAACTCTTCCTATCCGCTTCTAA
- the pheS gene encoding phenylalanine--tRNA ligase subunit alpha, which translates to MSDAKSLLQELEGLVPECEARLDQASSLSELEELRIEYLGRKGRLAKIMSGLPSLSNEDKPVAGKKANEVKTALTELIEGRQSQLERAAITESLSRFDPTMPGRTPHKGSLHPVSLVMDEICDVFVGLGFEVVTGPEVENDWYNFEALNMPPDHPARDMQDTLYISESFLLRTHTSPLQIRSMQEKTPPIAVIAPGKVYRRDSDITHTPMFHQIEGVLIDENVSMADLRGTLTAFVHQLFGPKTEVRFRPSFFPFTEPSAEVDISCVMCGGKGHIDGQPCRVCKQTGWVEILGCGMMDPNVMKSVDYDTEKYSGFAFGLGIERVAMLKYGIGDLRMFFENDIRFLEQFS; encoded by the coding sequence TGGAAGAACTCAGGATTGAATATCTTGGTCGCAAGGGTCGCCTTGCCAAGATTATGTCCGGCCTCCCCTCCCTTTCCAATGAAGATAAACCTGTCGCAGGAAAAAAAGCCAACGAAGTCAAGACAGCTCTCACAGAACTGATCGAGGGAAGGCAGTCCCAGCTTGAAAGAGCTGCCATAACCGAGAGCTTATCCCGTTTCGACCCGACAATGCCAGGCCGCACTCCCCACAAAGGCTCACTCCACCCTGTTTCACTGGTGATGGATGAGATTTGTGATGTTTTTGTAGGGCTCGGCTTTGAAGTCGTAACAGGTCCGGAAGTCGAAAACGACTGGTATAACTTTGAAGCCTTGAATATGCCTCCTGATCACCCCGCAAGGGACATGCAGGATACTCTGTATATTTCAGAATCTTTTCTGCTGCGTACACATACCTCACCTTTGCAGATTCGCTCAATGCAGGAAAAAACTCCTCCAATCGCAGTAATCGCACCGGGTAAAGTATACCGCCGGGATTCAGACATTACCCATACACCGATGTTCCATCAGATCGAAGGCGTTCTGATTGATGAGAATGTCAGTATGGCAGACCTTAGAGGCACACTTACCGCATTCGTCCATCAGCTGTTTGGACCGAAAACCGAAGTTCGCTTCCGTCCAAGTTTCTTCCCGTTCACAGAACCAAGCGCGGAAGTAGATATTTCCTGCGTTATGTGCGGCGGCAAAGGACATATAGACGGACAGCCTTGCCGAGTCTGCAAACAGACCGGCTGGGTGGAAATTCTGGGTTGTGGAATGATGGACCCTAACGTCATGAAATCCGTCGACTACGACACCGAGAAATATTCCGGTTTCGCATTCGGGCTAGGTATCGAACGCGTAGCTATGCTGAAATACGGCATCGGCGATCTGCGTATGTTTTTTGAAAACGATATCCGGTTTTTAGAACAGTTTTCCTAA